A region of the Desulfurispira natronophila genome:
CGTCGTTGGCGGAGTCGGTAATAGCTCTCAGCCTTTCCTCGCTTTCTGCCAGCTGTTGCCGGGAGCGGTACTCCTCGGTAACATCCCGGAATACCATCACCGCGCCACTCACCTGATTTTGCATGTCCCGAATAGGGGCGCAGCTGTCGGCAATCTGATACTCAAGGCCGTTGCGGGAAACAAGCACCGTGTGGTTGGCCAACCCCTGAGTAGCCCCTTCCCGCAAAGTCTTTGCCACGGGGGCAAGGGCAGCTTCACGAGTTACGGAGTTTTCTATCCTGAAGACTTCTGTAATCGGCCTCCCCAGTGCCTCATGCTCTTGCCATCCGGTAAGCTCCTGGGCAACCAGGTTGACTCCGGTAACTTGGCCATTAATGTCTGTGCTGATAACGCCGTCGCCGATGCTGCGAAGGGTGGCGCTGAGGTGTTGGGTGCTGCGCTGCAGGGCGCTGGTGCGCTCCGTCACCAGTTTTTCCAACTCACGCCGCCGATGCGCAAGGGAAGCGACAAAGAGGCTCAGGGCCATAGTGCTCAAAAGTCCGGCCACCACACTGATCGTTCCTGTGCGTAAGGGATTCATAGCATAGAAATTTTCGGTAGGCTGCATGGTGAGGGCCAGAGTATGGCCGAAAGCAAAGATTGGGCGGGTGATCGACATGTGGCTTTTTGGCAGAGCTGAGCCATCACTTTGGGACGACGCCAGCAGCATGTGTTCACGCTGGGGATGCAATTGCCACAGCTCCAGGTGCATCAAATCATCTTGGGCACTCCAATTCGTGCCAGTGGTGCTGTGCAACAAGTCACTCAAAGGCAGGACGGTTGTAAGAAATCCCTGCAGTCGCTTGCTTTCTCCATAGGAGAATACTGGCTGATAGATAAGAAGGCCATGTCGGCTGGCGTCATCCAGCTGGAGAATAGTCGGCTCCGAAGCCGTGGGAAGTCCGCTGGCCAGGGTGTACTCCATGGCAGAGCGACGCAGGGGTTCGGAAAAAATGTCAAAGCCCAGTACGTGTTCGTTGCCCTCTAGGGGGCTGCGAAAACGGATGGGAAAGTAGCGCTCCCGCTGCTGAGCACGAATCACCTCTCCCGTCTCATCCCGTTCCCAGATCATAAACTCCGGGAAGTCGTGCTCCAGGGTCATCGTTTGTTCAAAACTGGCGCGCTTGCTTCTGGTAACTTGCGGGCTCCAGGAGATGGCGTTGATGGAGGGTATGGCAACCAAGGTGGCTGTGTAATCTTTAAATTCCTGACGATTTACGTTGGGGTTGGTTTCCATAAAGCGGACCAGCCCTTCCAGGTTTACGTCCCGAATACTATTGAAGGTCATGGCCATACCGGTGGATTCGGCTTTTGCCATATGGGCAAAGGAATTTTGCAGGCGTGAGGTTTCTCCTCCATGGGTAATCCAGGCAATGGCAAGAGTTAAAATGGTTCCAGCTGTTGCCACAATCAGAGCTTCACTGTGGCGTAATGTGGAGCTGGACCTTCCGCCGTATCCAGCAGCACTGATAACCTTCACTAGCAGAAGGAGTATGGTCAAGCCCAGAGTGACGCCCAGGGGCACACGGGCCTGCAGCCAGGCCTGCCCAGTCCAGCGTTGGGCATCAAATTTGATGGCCAGCCAGTTCTGGTGATCCTGATTGCCAAATTGCCTTATCGGAACCACGACAGCGATCCAGTCCCGATCCTCATGGAAGAAAGGGCCCATGACATACTCCGAACCAGTTTGCAAGTAGGCAATATAGGGGTCTACTACCTCGGGGGGCAGGATGGTACCTGGAGGGCGGTTGCTTTGAGCGTTAATGGATATATCCAGCAAAATGCGCACCTGATTAGTGCCGTCCTGACGCAATACCGTTATGGTGTGAGCAAGGGGGAAGAGGTCGGCTGATGCCTCAAGTTGGCTTGCAAGGCGCGACCAGGTGTGGGATTCGGCGTCATCACTGGTGCCTTGCAAGTGGTTCAGGAACTCGGGATTCAGAGCCTGGGCCAGTAGGCGTGATTGGCGTTGCAGCTCATCCGTCTGCACCTGGCGAGCGTGGTGCAGCGTTTGCCAGGTAGTAAGCAAACCTACCAGCAAAGTGAAGATGATAAGGATAAGTAGTGGCTCACGTTGCGACCAGTTTTGCAGAAACTTCATGGCAGCTCCACCTGGAGACTTGAAAAGAACTTCTCGCAATGAGGGTTTTCGGCTGACTCACAGGTGTTTTTGCACGATAAAAATAGCCATTTGGGGACGTGAGTGCCTGTGGCTTGATAACGTATTGAGCAATTCCTTATGCGCAAGAAGAAGCTATTATAAATAGTACACATTCTCGCCGGCTTTTCAAGCGCAATTGTGCCACTCTGCACATACTGCCAGAGCTTTTACCCACCCTGCAGGGCAATTCGCTGGATTTCATTGTTATACGCCTGCAGGATTTTTTGGCGTGAGATAAGGCCGTGGAGAGTTCCGTCGCTCTCCACTACTGGCAGATGGTCGTAGTCGCGAATGGTAAACTTTTCCAGCGCTTCTTGCAGTGTATCGTCTACCTTGACCGTAATCAGGTCCGTGGTGGCGATATCACGTGCCACAATCAGGTCGTCCAATCCTTCTTCAAAAATGACCTTGCGAATATCCTGGAACGAAATAATTCCCACCAACTTTCCATCCTGATCCAGAACAGGGAAGTCCATCTGAGAGCTACGGGCGATAAGCATCTGTATTTGACGAAAAGACATGGACTCGGGAATAGCGTCGCAGTTTTTGGTTTCGACGTCCCGCACCTTGAGGCGCTGCATAACCGTAACGTCTTTGCCACCGGAGAACTTGTAGCCTTTGCGGGTCAGGGGCACCATGTCGATGGACTCCTGCTTGAGGATTTTCATCATGGAGACGCTGATCATGCAGGCAAACATCGTGGGCAGGACAATGTTGAAGTCGCCGGTCATTTCGAAGAGCAGGAAGATGGCAGTCAGTGGCGCCTGGCTCGCGGCCGCTACCATGGCCCCCATACCTACCATGGCGTAGGATGCCTCGTGTACTGTGCCGGGCAGTATCATGTTGACGATAGCGGCAAAGGAGCCCCCCAGCATTAAGCCAATAAAGAGGGAAGGGCCAAAGACCCCACCGGAAAGTCCACAGCCCAGGGTAACGGCAGTGGCGATCATTTTGAGAAACACTAGTGCCAGCATAAGGTAGAGTGCCATATTTCCCATTAACGCTTCATTCATCCACTTATAGCCGACCCCAAAGACCTGAGGAAAGAGCACGCCGATGGCTCCCAGTAGCGATGCCCCCAGCAGCACTTTTTGCCATACAGGAATCTGGGCGCGATCAAAACGATCGGTAATGTGGTAATACAGGCGAATAAAAATCACCGCCACCAGTCCGGTAATAATACCCAGGATGCAGTAGAGGTAGAATTCATTGAGGGAGACCATGGTAAAGGCGGGGACGGTAAACTCAATGTCCTTTTCAAATATGGCACGAGTGGTTACCGTGGCCACCCCGGCGGATATGACAATGGGGCTGAAGCTGTAGACCGCCAGATTCCCCAGCAGCATGATTTCCAGAGCAAACATGGCTCCGGCAATGGGAGCGTCAAAAGCAGCGGCAATGCCGCCGGCTGCGCCGCAGGCCACCAGAATACGCATGCGATCGCCACTGAGTTTGAGGAATTGCCCAAAGGCTGATCCCAGGGCTGCCCCGATAGTGACAATGGGGCCTTCGCGCCCGGCACTGCCGCCGCAACCAAGGGTTACAGATGTTGTCAGGGTGCGTAACAAGATAACCTTGGGAGGGATAACGGCATTTTTGAATATAACATTTTCCAGCAGCCCCGGCAGGCCGTAGCCACTGGCCTCTTTCGGGTAGCGGACGATCAGAGGCATGATGAGTAGCGCGCCAATAATGGGAATAAAAAAGAGCAGCAGGCGGCCGGGAAAGTCGTATGATATCCCCAGATGGTTAAAGATATCTTCAAAGAAGAGCTTTTCCATGGCATTGATGGAAACTCGGAAAAAAGCGTAGCAAAGAGCACTGAAGACACCGATGAATGCCGCCATGATGATCAGAAAGGTATTGTCATTGATATTGAGGCGCTCAATTCCTCGTAAAACGCCCCGGTGAGCCTTTCCAACGAGCTTCAGGTGGGCGCGGCGATGTGGCATGTAATTGTCCTGCTAAGGTGATTTTCTCATGTGTCACCATTTGTAGTCTAACCGCCTTGACAATTCAATCCCCGAAAGGCTCGACCAATGTTTTTGCACTATGAATATGGCGAAAGCCTCGCTCAGGTGCATTGTAAACCACCAGGGTCTGTACTCGGGAAATGCCATTTTGTAACAGCAAGCGCTGGGCATATACTTCGTTGTGGGGCTGATACTGCTTGTGCTTCATCATAACAGAGTCTTCCTGGGGAGAGTACTCCAGGCGGTAGTGGCGATTTTCGAACTCAATAGCCTGTGGCTCAATGTTGGCAAACGGAGCAAGCGTCAGTGGCAAAAGCAGTAGCCCTGCCCAGCGATACTGCTGCAGACGCCGCCACAGTCCGATACTCAGCAAAATAAAGATTCCCGCTGTTCCAAGCCAACTCCAGTGCACTGCAAGAACCAGGTGGATGGAATTTACTTTCTCCATCAGCCAGTGCAAGCCTTCTATTAACCCTGCCACTGGTATCACCAAGTGCAAGAAAAAGCTATAGAGCATGGCGGAGAAAACGGGAATGGCAGCCAAATTTACCAGTGCACCCAGCAGATTAACATAGCCAAAATGCCAGGCCGCCACTGGCAGGCTACTGAAGAAACATAAGTAGCAGACCCAAGGGTATTGCCAGCGGGAGAAAAGGCCGGCAAAAAGAATCAGTGATCCGGTAACCAGGTAGGAAAACTGGAAGCTGGCTCCCATGATGGAGCCAGGCCAGATCAATAGCGACAGCGTGGCCGTCAGCAAAAAGGTCTGCAGGGCATCTCCTCGCCGCCCAAGGAAATAGCCTGCTGTGTAGATCAGGGTGAAGATAGTGGCACGGGTGGCAGGAATGGGGAAACCCACCATGGCAGTATGCAGGGTGACGGCTGCCGCCCCCGCTAACAGCCTGATTCCGGTTCGGCGCGTAAAGAGTCCGGTGACCATCCAGGCCAGCAAAAAGATAAACCCAATGTGCAAGCCACTGATGGCTAACAGGTGGGCCGTGCCTGCATAAGCGTAAGAGGCGTGGTACTGGGGGGAGTATTCGCGAAATCCGGTGAACATGCTGACAAAGAGCGGAGCAACGTCAGGGTCGAGCTGTTGGGCGCGTTCTCGAATCCACAGGGTATAGCGCAACCGGGCCGAAGCTCCAGTGATCTCGCTGACATCCAGGTAGTAGGGGTTAACGATGCCTTCATAGCCCTGGGAAGCCAGCCAGGTGATGTAACCCTTATTGTGCTCCCGTTGACGTGGGAAATAGACAGAGCCCCGTATAAGAACTTCACCCTGGTCGCCTGCCCTTAGCAGCGTGGTCATTTGCTCGTTGGTAAGGTGCAGCAGCAAGCGGCGATCGTTTTTGTCACGCACCGCAATTCGACCACCAAAATAACGCCAGTCCAGGCGTTCGATGCTCAAATGAGTCTCCACACTTTGGGAGTATGGCTCAGGAATTGTGAAGTCTACCAGGCACCAGGCTGCTACCACGGCAAAAATGGCAGCCGCCACGGCATGGTGCATACGAAAGCGCTTCAATTCAGATCAGCGTTCCAGCGTGCGTAAAATGGTGCTGGCGGTTCGGTTGCCTGGATCCAGGCGCAAGGCTTCCTGTAACTGGGCCCTCGCCTCCGCACGTTGCTGGGTTTGGGCTAGCATGCGGGCGTAGGTAATGCGATATGCTACTTTGTCTGGTTCCCGCTGCACGGCATGGGCCATGGACGACACCGCATCACTGCGAGAACCCAGATCGAAGGCAATAATCGCAAACCGGTAGTAAGCTTCGGTATTGTCGCTATTGTAGCGCAGGCTGTCACGATAAGCTTCCATGGCCTCACGGTATTCGCCAGTGCGCTCATGCTCCTCGGCCTTCTGCATATAGGCGTGGGCTGTAGCTGGATCGTGAAGCTGATCGCGGCTCTCATCCTCAGTTTCGGAAGAAGCTTCGGGAGGGGCGGCTCCCTGACGACGAAACTGATCCAGGGAAAAGAAACTCTCTCGCTGACCATCGTCATCAGCCGCCTCGGAATCTTTTTTTAAGTGCTCCGGAATGTGCATGGAAGCGACAATTTCTTCCGGCGACTTGCTGACATGGTGTTCGATAAAAGCGTATCCGCCGCCACCAAAAAAGTCTATCACTACATCCCACTTGGCTGCCAGCAGCACCGATAGCACAAAAAACAGTATCAGTCCCAATACCCGAATTTTATCTTTGCGATCCATGATGACTCCCTGCTGTAGGTCAGTGTCAGTCTTTGGCCGCAGCCGCTAGCTGGCCGCAAGCAGCATCAATATCGGCCCCTGCACTCTTGCGAATGAAGGTCATTATTTTCTTTTCGGCCAAAATACGTTGAAACTGGAGAGCTCTTTCCCGGGTAGTGGGTGAAAAGTCAGCGTGCTCGTGGCTATTGTATATGATGAGGTTTACTTTGCAGCGCATGCCCCGCAACAACTTTACCAGGTTTCTGGCATCCTCAAGGCTGTCGTTGTGGCCGGCAATCAGGAGGTACTCGATGGTAATGACTTTTTTGGAGCTCAAGGGGAAGCGGCGCAGGGCGCCCATCAGGGCAGCTATGCCTCCGGAGCGGTTGATGGGCATAATGGCACTGCGTTGCTCATCGTTAACGCCGTGCAGGCTTATAGCCAGGTTACAGGGTAAATCCTCTTTGGCCAGACGCTCAATCCCTTTTACAAGACCACAGGTGGAGATGGTAACATGGCGATGACTATAGCCCATCATTTCCGGGTCGGTAATGGTGCGTATTGACCGCACTGTATGCTCGTAGTTGTCCAGGGGCTCGCCCATCCCCATGAAAATAAAGTTGGTAATGTACTGGTGGGGTGCCACCAGTTCCCGGGCTGCAAATATCTGGGCCAGAACCTCGCTGTTGGTGAGGTTACGTCGCAAACCCATGGAGGCCGTGGCGCAAAAAGTGCATCCCATTCTGCAACCCACCTGGGTGGAGAGGCACTGGCTGAGCTTGCTGTTAATGGGAATCAATACGGTTTCTACTCGCTGGCCATCCTCCAGCTCCAGCAGAATCTTGCGGGTTTCATCCAGCTGGGATTGCTGGACCGAGACAATTTTATAGCGAGGCATGTGGATGACTTGCTTCAGCTGAGCGCGAAAATCTTTGGAGACATTGGTAAAGGAATCGATGTCCAGTTGCTGCCGGCCATACACCCATCCCAGTAACTGCTGGGCACGAAAGGCGGGTTGCCCCATATCAGCGACCAGCTCAAGGACTTCAGCGCGGTTAAGGTTGCAAAAATCACGAGTCATGAAGAGCTCCTGGGGTATCACATGGTTGTTGGCAATAGTTCACGGTAGCGCAGGGGTGTTGAAAAGAACCACAGGCGTAAGTATCTTTGTGTTGGCTTGTGGTATCGATTTTGGCAGGATTTCACGCAGAGAGTGGCTGTGGCTTGTTTTTTTTGTGCGTTTGGAGTAAATGCGGTGCCACTGAACAGGAAAAATATGCATTTTATCTTTTTCTTTCTGCAATTATCGGGGAAATATCATAGATTGTCACTATCTTCCATACCCCCAAGGAAGATACCCCCAACCCCTGAGACGTTTAGGGTTTATCCCTCCCCTAAGCGTCTGCATAACCTCCTATTGACTATTGCCCGATCTCTCCCCGAGATCGGGCAACTTTTTTGTGGCCAGGATACTCCACCCAATGCGCACTAAACTCCGATATCCAAAATCTCGTACTCAATGGTTCCTTTGGGAGCGTTGACGAGGGCTTCGTCGCCGACAGCCTTGCCAATAAGGCTCTGGGCCACCGGGCTGGTAATGGCAATGAGGTTGTTGCGATAATCAGCTTCGTCTTCACCAACTATGGTGTAGCTGACCTCTTGATCAGTCTCAAGATTCAAAAGGGTGACCCGGCAGCCAAAAACCACCTTGTCAGTAGAGAGGTTGGCAGGGTCAATCACGTCTGCGCGGGCAATCTTGTCCTCAAGCTCCGAGATGCGGCCTTCAATAAACGACTGTTTTTCGCGAGCAGCATGATACTCAGCATTTTCTTTCAGGTCGCCGTGCGCCCGTGCAACGGCAATTTCCTCTTTTACCTGGTGGCGATCCTGCGTCTTGAGCTGCTGCAATTCTGTCTTGAGGCTTTCCAGTCCGGTTTTGGTCATAGGTATTCTATTCACTTTTTTCCTCCTCTTTACTGTTGATCGTCAGGCTCAGGCTGCCATCTCGCAGCATGGCCTTCAAATTTTGTCCCTTCCGCACGTTGCGGGTATCGGCAACCACGGTTCCATCTTCCTGGCGCAAAATGGCGTATCCTCGCTGCAAAATTGTGCGGGGCGAGGCACCCTTGAGTTGAATAGCCATGGCATGAAGCTGATATTCTCGCTTTTGCAGCAAACGGTGCGTGCCTTGCTCCAGTTGGTGCTGCAAATAGAGTACTCGTTGTTCGAAAGTATGCAGGTGCCGGGCCGGGTGGGATCGCTCCAGACGATGCTGCAGTTTCTCCGCACGCTGGCGGGCTTCGTTAAACAGGCGCTGCATTGCCTGATTCAGGCGGTTTGACTGTCTGTCCAGGCGCAGCTCCCAGCGGTTGCAAAGTCCCTGAACCCCGAAGCTGAAGCGTTGCTGCATGTGCTGTAGTCGTGTTTTTTCCCGCTCCAGACGCAGCGACAAGGTGCGCCCCAGCTGCTGCTCAAGCCGAGCGGTACGTTCTGCAGCCTGACGCCAGGGTTCTGCCAGTCGGTGCCCGAAGGCTGTCGGTGTCTCTACCCGTAGATCAGCGACCAGATCGCAGATAGTCAGGTCGGTCTCGTGACCTACGGCGCTGATAACGGGCACCAGGCAGTGAAATACCCCATCGGCCACCTCGCGGGTATTGAAGGCCTGCAGATCCAGGGCTGAACCGCCACCACGACATACCACTGCCAGATCACAGCTATCGGGCTGCAGAGACTGCAGCGCAGCGGCAATCTGGCCGGAGGCATTGGTGCCTTGTACATTGACGTGATGAATCTCGAGGTGAAGGCAATATAAAACATCGGATGCGGTGGACAGGATATCCTGCAGCGCCGCACCCGATGAACTGGTTATTATGGCCACCTTCCTAGGGTAAGGAGGAATTGGCTTTTTACGCAGTCTATCAAAGTACCCCTTTTTTTCAAGCTCTGTTTTTAACTGCAAAAAGGCTTCAAAAAGTTCGCCGTCTCCGAGGGGCTGTACCCGGGTGGCGATTACCTGGAACGTGCTGCTGTAGATGTCAACTGATCCCTGGCACTCCACCATGTCGCCGGGAGAAAAATCCTGCTTTTGCCGGCGATAGGTGCGAAACAGTACTACCTTGAGGCTCTCCTCTCCCTCCCGCAGGCTCAGGTACTGGTGTCCCGCTGCTGAAGTGGTACAGGAAAATACCTCGCCCCGCACTCGAACCTGGCGAAATCCTCGCTTCAAGTGAAAGCGCACCGAGGTCAGGAGCGTTGAAACGGTGTAATAGCGATCTTCGGCGGTTGATGCGATTGGCATGTCAGGCTCCGTAGTGATAACCGGCAATACAAAACCGGCCGACCACTGCAACGAGTCGTCGACCGGAATGCATAAGTATAGCCGTATCAGGAGCAGGAATCAAGTCTGCTGCTACAGAGCTACTGACCATTCACTACAATAAGTCGATCCTGATATTCTTGACATCAATGAGCGATTTGCGCTGCAAGCTCATGTCCGGCTCCTTGGATAGGTCCACCTCAATAGGTTTCGGTAGCTTCTGCTGCTTGTCATCGAAGAAAAGGCGTACTACTGGGCTTAAGCGATTGGCGGGGTCTGTGCGTACGACTGTGCCCACGTATCCTTGGTAGCGGCCTTCGTACAGTTGCACGTTAGAGCCGGCGGCAAAGACATTGAGGATGCGCAGGAAAGCGTTGAGGTAAGCAGGGTGGAAGCGATTATAGAGGCGGTTGACCATGATGTAGGAGGCGTCCAGATAGCTCAAGGGCTTCCCTCTGGTCGCTACCCCACTGGTGAGATTGTCGAAAGTATTAGCGATATTGACGATTTCCGCCAGGTGGGAAATGCCAATGATATGTTTGCTGTTGGTGAGTGACCAGGCAATTTCAGAGCCCTTAAGTTTGTGGGGGAAGCCACTGCCATCGTGGTATTCGTGGTGCTGGGTTACGACGGTCACCGCACGCACTCGCTGAGCCAGCTTTGTGTTGTTGAGAAGGATGCGCCGTCCC
Encoded here:
- a CDS encoding PAS domain S-box protein, which codes for MKFLQNWSQREPLLILIIFTLLVGLLTTWQTLHHARQVQTDELQRQSRLLAQALNPEFLNHLQGTSDDAESHTWSRLASQLEASADLFPLAHTITVLRQDGTNQVRILLDISINAQSNRPPGTILPPEVVDPYIAYLQTGSEYVMGPFFHEDRDWIAVVVPIRQFGNQDHQNWLAIKFDAQRWTGQAWLQARVPLGVTLGLTILLLLVKVISAAGYGGRSSSTLRHSEALIVATAGTILTLAIAWITHGGETSRLQNSFAHMAKAESTGMAMTFNSIRDVNLEGLVRFMETNPNVNRQEFKDYTATLVAIPSINAISWSPQVTRSKRASFEQTMTLEHDFPEFMIWERDETGEVIRAQQRERYFPIRFRSPLEGNEHVLGFDIFSEPLRRSAMEYTLASGLPTASEPTILQLDDASRHGLLIYQPVFSYGESKRLQGFLTTVLPLSDLLHSTTGTNWSAQDDLMHLELWQLHPQREHMLLASSQSDGSALPKSHMSITRPIFAFGHTLALTMQPTENFYAMNPLRTGTISVVAGLLSTMALSLFVASLAHRRRELEKLVTERTSALQRSTQHLSATLRSIGDGVISTDINGQVTGVNLVAQELTGWQEHEALGRPITEVFRIENSVTREAALAPVAKTLREGATQGLANHTVLVSRNGLEYQIADSCAPIRDMQNQVSGAVMVFRDVTEEYRSRQQLAESEERLRAITDSANDAIVMMDDTGCITFWNPFARKLFGYSADEALGHRLHDLLAPPKYREHFTRALPHFRETGTGKNIGKMVELETLNRDGETIQIALSLSAIRIQGRWHAIGILRDITERKRYEWELREEVEKRVEQVREQDIIIYEQRRKQSLLHLLINLAHQWRQPLNVVGLLAQQIEDELVLEPLQKKFVQQWVGGIMEQLDELSLTIDRFTSLHDASENPAPYSLQQLCTEAFDIMQHHLKGRDITVQAEVPADLTLNTIKSDLVEILLKMLENVATIVDERHLSGAHITISARKVDDTVEMTVEDTAGGIDNQILPQVFEPYVTTAFKSRDKGLGLYLVRRIVEDRHQGTVRAENTDQGARFVMELRDTPAAFDLLPGDSR
- the rlmN gene encoding 23S rRNA (adenine(2503)-C(2))-methyltransferase RlmN — translated: MTRDFCNLNRAEVLELVADMGQPAFRAQQLLGWVYGRQQLDIDSFTNVSKDFRAQLKQVIHMPRYKIVSVQQSQLDETRKILLELEDGQRVETVLIPINSKLSQCLSTQVGCRMGCTFCATASMGLRRNLTNSEVLAQIFAARELVAPHQYITNFIFMGMGEPLDNYEHTVRSIRTITDPEMMGYSHRHVTISTCGLVKGIERLAKEDLPCNLAISLHGVNDEQRSAIMPINRSGGIAALMGALRRFPLSSKKVITIEYLLIAGHNDSLEDARNLVKLLRGMRCKVNLIIYNSHEHADFSPTTRERALQFQRILAEKKIMTFIRKSAGADIDAACGQLAAAAKD
- a CDS encoding chloride channel protein — protein: MPHRRAHLKLVGKAHRGVLRGIERLNINDNTFLIIMAAFIGVFSALCYAFFRVSINAMEKLFFEDIFNHLGISYDFPGRLLLFFIPIIGALLIMPLIVRYPKEASGYGLPGLLENVIFKNAVIPPKVILLRTLTTSVTLGCGGSAGREGPIVTIGAALGSAFGQFLKLSGDRMRILVACGAAGGIAAAFDAPIAGAMFALEIMLLGNLAVYSFSPIVISAGVATVTTRAIFEKDIEFTVPAFTMVSLNEFYLYCILGIITGLVAVIFIRLYYHITDRFDRAQIPVWQKVLLGASLLGAIGVLFPQVFGVGYKWMNEALMGNMALYLMLALVFLKMIATAVTLGCGLSGGVFGPSLFIGLMLGGSFAAIVNMILPGTVHEASYAMVGMGAMVAAASQAPLTAIFLLFEMTGDFNIVLPTMFACMISVSMMKILKQESIDMVPLTRKGYKFSGGKDVTVMQRLKVRDVETKNCDAIPESMSFRQIQMLIARSSQMDFPVLDQDGKLVGIISFQDIRKVIFEEGLDDLIVARDIATTDLITVKVDDTLQEALEKFTIRDYDHLPVVESDGTLHGLISRQKILQAYNNEIQRIALQGG
- a CDS encoding tetratricopeptide repeat protein translates to MDRKDKIRVLGLILFFVLSVLLAAKWDVVIDFFGGGGYAFIEHHVSKSPEEIVASMHIPEHLKKDSEAADDDGQRESFFSLDQFRRQGAAPPEASSETEDESRDQLHDPATAHAYMQKAEEHERTGEYREAMEAYRDSLRYNSDNTEAYYRFAIIAFDLGSRSDAVSSMAHAVQREPDKVAYRITYARMLAQTQQRAEARAQLQEALRLDPGNRTASTILRTLER
- a CDS encoding ComEC/Rec2 family competence protein, which codes for MAAAIFAVVAAWCLVDFTIPEPYSQSVETHLSIERLDWRYFGGRIAVRDKNDRRLLLHLTNEQMTTLLRAGDQGEVLIRGSVYFPRQREHNKGYITWLASQGYEGIVNPYYLDVSEITGASARLRYTLWIRERAQQLDPDVAPLFVSMFTGFREYSPQYHASYAYAGTAHLLAISGLHIGFIFLLAWMVTGLFTRRTGIRLLAGAAAVTLHTAMVGFPIPATRATIFTLIYTAGYFLGRRGDALQTFLLTATLSLLIWPGSIMGASFQFSYLVTGSLILFAGLFSRWQYPWVCYLCFFSSLPVAAWHFGYVNLLGALVNLAAIPVFSAMLYSFFLHLVIPVAGLIEGLHWLMEKVNSIHLVLAVHWSWLGTAGIFILLSIGLWRRLQQYRWAGLLLLPLTLAPFANIEPQAIEFENRHYRLEYSPQEDSVMMKHKQYQPHNEVYAQRLLLQNGISRVQTLVVYNAPERGFRHIHSAKTLVEPFGD
- the greA gene encoding transcription elongation factor GreA, whose protein sequence is MNRIPMTKTGLESLKTELQQLKTQDRHQVKEEIAVARAHGDLKENAEYHAAREKQSFIEGRISELEDKIARADVIDPANLSTDKVVFGCRVTLLNLETDQEVSYTIVGEDEADYRNNLIAITSPVAQSLIGKAVGDEALVNAPKGTIEYEILDIGV
- the xseA gene encoding exodeoxyribonuclease VII large subunit; translation: MPIASTAEDRYYTVSTLLTSVRFHLKRGFRQVRVRGEVFSCTTSAAGHQYLSLREGEESLKVVLFRTYRRQKQDFSPGDMVECQGSVDIYSSTFQVIATRVQPLGDGELFEAFLQLKTELEKKGYFDRLRKKPIPPYPRKVAIITSSSGAALQDILSTASDVLYCLHLEIHHVNVQGTNASGQIAAALQSLQPDSCDLAVVCRGGGSALDLQAFNTREVADGVFHCLVPVISAVGHETDLTICDLVADLRVETPTAFGHRLAEPWRQAAERTARLEQQLGRTLSLRLEREKTRLQHMQQRFSFGVQGLCNRWELRLDRQSNRLNQAMQRLFNEARQRAEKLQHRLERSHPARHLHTFEQRVLYLQHQLEQGTHRLLQKREYQLHAMAIQLKGASPRTILQRGYAILRQEDGTVVADTRNVRKGQNLKAMLRDGSLSLTINSKEEEKSE